A single genomic interval of Antechinus flavipes isolate AdamAnt ecotype Samford, QLD, Australia chromosome 1, AdamAnt_v2, whole genome shotgun sequence harbors:
- the IL27 gene encoding interleukin-27 subunit alpha isoform X1, whose protein sequence is MFSVFQGFNLLLLSLLLNKAVTCGFPWPRRQPPHGLLDMRSEFKISLRLARKLLSEIRGIAHLFADTHLVGVSLDFLPLTEQLPNVTMTFKTWLQLSDPDRLCLLSSLLGHFQAPLGELEGHQGWKGSLRKRLWTAQLDLRDLRSHLHYQMKAIGYSPQEDEEARGLEERALRRVSLTVHQVSWPQLLSTYQLLRSLELVLARAVRDFLLLSKGVAQS, encoded by the exons ATGTTCTCCGTTTTTCAAGGGTTTAATCTCTTGCTGCTCTCCTTGCTCCTGAACAAGGCTGTCACCTGTGGGTTCCCATGGCCTCGAAGGCAACCTCCTCATGGTTTGCTGGACATGAGGAGTGAGTTCAAGATCAGCCTGAGGCTTGCCAGAAAGCTGCTTTCAGAGATCCGGGGTATTGCCCATCTCTTT GCAGATACACACCTGGTTGGCGTATCCTTGGACTTTCTTCCCCTGACAGAACAACTTCCCAATGTCACCATGACATTCAAGACCTGGCTCCAACTTTCA GACCCAGATCGACTTTGTTTGCTTTCCAGCCTTCTGGGTCACTTCCAGGCTCCTCTAGGAGAACTAGAGGGCCACCAGGGCTGGAAGGGATCCTTGAGGAAACGGCTTTGGACTGCCCAGCTGGACCTTCGGGACCTGCGGTCACATCTCCATTACCAG ATGAAGGCTATAGGATACAGTCCTCAGGAGGATGAGGAAGCGCGAGGTCTGGAGGAAAGGGCCTTAAGGAGAGTTTCTCTTACTGTGCACCAGGTCTCCTGGCCACAGCTTCTGAGTACCTATCAGCTTCTCCGATCTCTGGAGCTTGTCCTTGCCAGAGCTGTCCGAGATTTCCTTCTACTCTCAAAGGGAGTCGCTCAATCATAG
- the LOC127555992 gene encoding phosphatidylinositol transfer protein beta isoform-like, giving the protein MVLIKEFRVLLPCSVEEYQVGQLYSVAQTSKNNTGGGEGIEVLINQPYEGGPGERGQFTHKIYHLQSKVPGFVRLFAPEGSLVFHEKAWNAYPYCRTVITNEYMKDDFFIKIETWHRPDMGTEDNVHQLDAETWKEVEVVHIDIADRAQVSDEDYKPEEDPALFKSVKTGRGPLGPNWQRELLNHPPHMCAYKLVTVKFRWWGLQGRVENFIHKQEKRLFTNFHRQLFCWLDQWVDLSMEDIRNLEEETQRELDQMRKTGPVRGMRASDD; this is encoded by the exons ATGGTCCTGATCAAAGAGTT CCGGGTGCTGCTGCCCTGCTCCGTGGAGGAG TATCAAGTGGGACAGTTGTATTCCGTGGCTCAGACCAGCAAGAATAACACTGGGGGCGGTGAGGGCATCGAGGTCCTCATCAATCAGCCCTACGAGGGGGGTCCTGGCGAGCGGGGCCAGTTTACCCACAAGATCTACCACCTGCAGAG CAAAGTTCCAGGATTTGTTCGCCTGTTCGCCCCAGAGGGCTCCCTGGTGTTTCATGAGAAGGCCTGGAACGCCTACCCTTATTGCCGGACCG TCATCACG AATGAATACATGAAGGATGATTTCTTCATCAAGATCGAAACCTGGCATCGTCCAGACATGGGGACTGAGGACAAC GTTCACCAGCTTGATGCAGAGACATGGAAGGAGGTGGAGGTGGTTCATATTGACATTGCTGATAGGGCCCAAGTGTCTGATGAG gATTATAAACCAGAAGAGGACCCTGCTCTCTTCAAGTCTGTCAAAACAGGACGTGGCCCCTTGGGACCCAACTGGCAG AGGGAATTGTTGAACCATCCACCCCACATGTGTGCCTACAAATTGGTGACTGTCAAGTTCCGATGGTGGGGGCTCCAGGGACGAGTGGAGAACTTCATCCATAAG CAAGAAAAGCGGCTCTTCACCAACTTCCACAGGCAGCTCTTCTGTTGGCTGGATCAGTGGGTTGATCTGTCCATGGAGGACATCCGGAACCTGGAGGAGGAGACCCAGCGAGAATTGGACCAG ATGCGGAAGACAGGGCCAGTGAGGGGCATGAGAGCCAGTGATGACTGA
- the APOBR gene encoding apolipoprotein B receptor: MELLRLHFPGVHRALREALDSLSTFASYLLGDTVPSAEGRGGNLSTRDGGRGKELGEMTAGGSQQDEAPKETLEKGEVIRDLEDTFFSRGSETRGAWDKGEEKKARRIQESEAEEIWEIGKEVGVDLDEEMTRVCTTWDSSNKNSKEAKGEIRGHHKIEVGEAWCMMGTEPKQGQKTDAVEARECKKEGILAEEYLETKGFASEEKDSREPKAQGRKNQNSSKKEVNVGKAEKYWKGEETEPVGEQKEETEEIKPGDLEGRALIASGAESENRIIWEKEKEERRAQELEGNVRDWQEAKEGEKAQRMKKGHGQKIGMETGKSHEIKEAPNGAVQGEFGKDTIIEKQEVEKHEIREAQETQRIGIKWEKKEMDKEVALEVQGLNPIERDLEKLQGVQEPGEEAERGDNVMSEIWITSVREKAESREVVRLRAAETSPKKEDEEAWKADKESGTKWNMEVIQRGWDTEETSGEDLESRKEERETEESPFPKQVQIQRTEREEEAADFWVLGKKEIIKVLEEEVEVEGSSGSEGEAGEHCENQSGQTIGQDIKETNLWEGTLNNVSRSKERESVEAEEVMGGCKLEPGSSQKVEQTERIADSDETSVTRPDKEAGRAKLMREEEVGKSQELEAKDKESHETERVREEQDSDEIGANWNMEAETGRAQETEKEPSKVQDLMEEELKGKEEEEPFRISEEKILEGCEVETYSAQNIKNTENGNVQEVKKHDSMAVEGWKTMEGEFESCQVMEIKDKGGSEDEEKVFIPQTREDKGNQETKESQGFKEQEIPTAEVNTSREPGEPGTTEPEMEEKELEGGQEAQGGRGHKVGESEVQEREATKANEYWEVEDEVIGSQQVKETEESQEREGESSSTLEREAEVWQGNTRSPWDTERENEGAGLNLKEADARRSQETEQKVKRDQKESKRDWDSEEAISQEIMEVREIPSSNFLEVGVREALEEEDKGFREVEGTEECHTAGRMTDRDQVVEESEIGRTWEREEKESEGEQETGSAEAKESWVAEKEEAGSKCEKESFAFYQGAEIQMAMTNTEVKLGRGEELEGQIKSEEKPEEGQGNRETKQGLDGDQRVSTWALEEETQCEGDTQTETEAWGSHAVEGETSMDNQSTEEVEANGGRRLEAVMMMASRQGDENGEELEPAKCCDTERWRDGDKDSEAPGAWESSEKPGSGRDLQKAEPGQGRRTKEVAAIDSGALEASENGGSETTASTNAITIRLSPEPNPAEAHSSWNEAPIPSPCLDLSIPRSRVLLSRNASQRRSRPSFRRATAPKQDDSDDGDESLGFLPNEGSPASKLRLLQSEETAVPSPPKAEGTPVTARKPPLGHGFGLAHPNMMQELQARLGRPKPQ, from the exons ATGGAACTCCTGAGGCTCCACTTCCCTGGGGTGCACCGTGCCCTGAGGGAGGCTCTG GACTCCCTAAGCACCTTTGCTTCCTACCTCTTAGGGGACACAGTTCCCTCtgcagaggggaggggagggaaccTCAGCACGAGAGATGGGGGCAGAGGGAAGGAGCTCGGGGAAATGACTGCAGGAGGAAGCCAGCAAGATGAGGCGCCTAAGGAAACACTGGAAAAGGGAGAAGTGATCAGAGACCTGGAAGATACTTTTTTCTCTAGAGGGTCAGAGACAAGAGGGGCTTGggataaaggggaagaaaaaaaagccagGAGAATACAGGAATCAGAAGCGGAAGAAATCTGGGAGATAGGGAAAGAGGTTGGGGTAGACCTGGATGAGGAGATGACCAGGGTCTGTACAACTTGGGACAGCAGCAACAAGAATTCCAAAGAAGCTAAAGGAGAAATCAGAGGGCACCACAAAATAGAAGTGGGAGAAGCTTGGTGTATGATGGGGACAGAGCCCAAGCAAGGACAAAAGACAGATGCAGTAGAGGCTAGAGAATGCAAAAAGGAAGGGATCTTGGCTGAAGAATACTTGGAAACAAAAGGGTTTGCCTCAGAAGAAAAGGATAGCAGAGAGCCTAAAGCACAAGGCAGGAAAAATCAGAACTCCAGCAAAAAGGAAGTCAATGTAGGGAAGGCTGAGAAGTACTGGAaaggggaggaaactgagcctgtgggagaacagaaggaagaaacgGAGGAGATAAAGCCAGGAGATCTTGAAGGAAGGGCTTTGATAGCCTCCGGGGCAGAGTCTGAAAATCGAATAatctgggaaaaggaaaaggaggagaggagagccCAGGAGTTGGAAGGAAATGTCAGAGACTGGCAAGAGGCAAAAGAAGGTGAGAAAGCCCAAAGGATGAAAAAAGGTCATGGTCAGAAGATAGGAATGGAAACTGGGAAAAGTCATGAGATCAAGGAGGCACCTAATGGAGCTGTGCAGGGAGAATTTGGGAAAGACACGATAATTGAAAAACAGGAGGTGGAGAAGCATGAGATCAGAGAAGCTCAGGAGACCCAGAGGATTgggatcaaatgggaaaaaaaggaaatggacaaGGAAGTGGCTTTGGAAGTCCAAGGGCTAAATCCCATAGAGAGAGATCTAGAAAAGCTACAGGGAGTCCAGGAGCCAGGAGAAGAGGCTGAGAGAGGAGACAATGTAATGTCTGAGATCTGGATAACTTCAGTCAGGGAGAAAGCTGAGTCCAGGGAAGTTGTAAGGTTAAGGGCAGCAGAAACAAGTCCCAAAAAAGAGGATGAGGAAGCCTGGAAGGCAGATAAGGAGAGCGGTACAAAATGGAACATGGAAGTGATTCAAAGGGGCTGGGACACAGAAGAGACTTCCGGGGAAGATTTGGAGAgcaggaaagaggagagggagactGAGGAAAGCCCATTCCCAAAGCAAGTTCAAATccaaagaacagagagagaggaagaagcagCAGATTTCTGGGTCCTGGGAAAAAAGGAGATTATAAAAGTTCTAGAAGAAGAGGTGGAAGTGGAAGGAAGTTCAGGCTCGGAGGGAGAAGCTGGGGAACATTGTGAGAATCAGTCAGGGCAAACCATAGGTCAAGACATTAAGGAGACTAATTTATGGGAGGGAACACTCAATAATGTTAGTAGGAGCAAAGAGAGAGAGTCGGTGGAAGCTGAAGAAGTCATGGGAGGCTGTAAACTAGAACCTGGGAGCTCCCAGAAGGTTGAGCAGACAGAAAGAATAGCTGATTCAGATGAGACCTCAGTAACAAGACCAGACAAAGAAGCAGGGAGAGCCAAGCTAATGAGAGAGGAAGAGGTAGGAAAAAGCCAAGAGCTGGAAGCAAAGGACAAGGAAAGCCATGAGACTGAGAGGGTCAGGGAAGAACAGGACTCTGACGAGATTGGGGCAAACTGGAACATGGAAGCAGAAACTGGGAGAGcccaagagacagagaaagagcctAGCAAAGTTCAGGATCTAATGGAGGAAGAActcaaaggaaaagaggaagaagaaccatttagaatttcagaggaaaagattttGGAGGGCTGTGAGGTAGAAACCTATAGTGCCCAGAATATTAAGAACACAGAGAATGGAAATGTCCAAGAAGTGAAGAAACATGATTCCATGGCAGTAGAAGGCTGGAAGACAATGGAAGGGGAGTTTGAGAGCTGCCAAGTGATGGAAATAAAAGACAAGGGAGGCAGTGAGGATGAGGAAAAAGTTTTCATTCCCCAGACTAGAGAAGACAAGGGAAACCAGGAGACTAAGGAAAGCCAAGGGTTCAAAGAGCAAGAAATCCCAACAGCAGAAGTTAATACTAGCAGGGAACCAGGGGAACCAGGGACAACAGAACCAGAGATGGAGGAAAAGGAGCTTGAGGGAGGCCAAGAGGCCCAGGGTGGTAGAGGCCATAAAGTGGGAGAGTCTGAAGTCCAggaaagggaagcaacaaaagCTAACGAATACTGGGAGGTAGAAGATGAGGTCATAGGAAGTCAGCAGGTGAAGGAGACTGAGGAAAGTCAGGAGAGAGAGGGTGAAAGCAGCAGTACACTGGAGAGAGAAGCTGAAGTCTGGCAAGGAAATACCAGAAGCCCATGGGATactgagagagaaaatgaaggagcAGGGCTGAATTTAAAGGAGGCTGATGCTAGaagaagccaggagacagagCAGAAGGTGAAAAGAGACCAGAAGGAAAGCAAGAGGGACTGGGACTCAGAAGAGGCAATCAGCCAAGAAATTATGGAGGTTAGAGAAATTCCGAGTTCAAATTTTTTAGAGGTTGGAGTTAGGGAAGCACtagaggaagaagataaaggCTTCCGGGAGGTTGAAGGAACTGAAGAATGCCATACAGCAGGGAGAATGACAGATAGAGACCAAGTTGTAGAAGAATCAGAGATCGGGAGAAcctgggaaagggaggagaaagagtcTGAGGGAGAACAAGAAACAGGTTCAGCAGAAGCCAAAGAATCCTGGGTAGCTGAGAAAGAGGAGGCAGGAAGCAAGTGTGAGAAAGAGAGCTTTGCCTTTTATCAGGGAGCAGAGATACAGATGGCAATGACCAACACAGAAGTGAAGCTTGGGAGGGGGGAAGAGTTGGAAGGACAAATCAAGTCAGAGGAAAAACCTGAAGAGGGCCAGGGAAACAGGGAAACCAAGCAGGGGCTTGATGGGGACCAGAGGGTGAGTACCTGGGCCCTGGAGGAAGAGACACAGTGTGAGGGAGACACCCAGACAGAGACTGAGGCTTGGGGGAGCCATGCCGTAGAGGGAGAAACTTCCATGGACAACCAGTCCACAGAGGAAGTAGAGGCTAATGGGGGCAGGAGGCTAGAGGCAGTGATGATGATGGCAAGCAGGCAAGGAGATGAAAATGGGGAGGAGTTGGAGCCTGCCAAGTGCTGTGACactgagagatggagagatggagacaAGGACTCAGAAGCTCCTGGGGCCTGGGAATCCAGTGAAAAACCTGGAAGTGGCCGGGACTTACAGAAAGCAGAGCCCGGTCAAGGCAGAAGAACAAAGGAAGTTGCAGCTATAGATTCTGGAGCCTTGGAGGCTTCAGAAAACGGAGGATCAGAAACCACAGCATCCACCAACGCAATAACAATAAGACTGTCCCCTGAACCCAATCCTGCTGAAGCCCACAGTAGCTGGAATGAG GCCCCCATCCCCAGTCCATGCCTGGACCTTTCCATTCCCAGAAGTCGAGTTCTCCTGTCCAGAAATGCCTCCCAACGCCGATCACGACCCTCTTTTCGAAGGGCAACAGCACCAAAGCAAGATGACAGCGATGATGGTGATGAATCACTGGGCTTTCTTCCCAATGAAGGGTCCCCAGCTTCAAAACTGAGATTGCTCCAATCCGAGGAAACTGCAGTGCCAAGTCCCCCTAAGGCAGAGGGGACCCCAGTGACAGCAAGAAAACCGCCCCTAGGCCATGG GTTTGGCCTTGCTCACCCCAACATGATGCAGGAGTTACAAGCTCGTCTGGGACGGCCCAAGCCACAGTGA
- the IL27 gene encoding interleukin-27 subunit alpha isoform X2 yields the protein MRSEFKISLRLARKLLSEIRGIAHLFADTHLVGVSLDFLPLTEQLPNVTMTFKTWLQLSDPDRLCLLSSLLGHFQAPLGELEGHQGWKGSLRKRLWTAQLDLRDLRSHLHYQMKAIGYSPQEDEEARGLEERALRRVSLTVHQVSWPQLLSTYQLLRSLELVLARAVRDFLLLSKGVAQS from the exons ATGAGGAGTGAGTTCAAGATCAGCCTGAGGCTTGCCAGAAAGCTGCTTTCAGAGATCCGGGGTATTGCCCATCTCTTT GCAGATACACACCTGGTTGGCGTATCCTTGGACTTTCTTCCCCTGACAGAACAACTTCCCAATGTCACCATGACATTCAAGACCTGGCTCCAACTTTCA GACCCAGATCGACTTTGTTTGCTTTCCAGCCTTCTGGGTCACTTCCAGGCTCCTCTAGGAGAACTAGAGGGCCACCAGGGCTGGAAGGGATCCTTGAGGAAACGGCTTTGGACTGCCCAGCTGGACCTTCGGGACCTGCGGTCACATCTCCATTACCAG ATGAAGGCTATAGGATACAGTCCTCAGGAGGATGAGGAAGCGCGAGGTCTGGAGGAAAGGGCCTTAAGGAGAGTTTCTCTTACTGTGCACCAGGTCTCCTGGCCACAGCTTCTGAGTACCTATCAGCTTCTCCGATCTCTGGAGCTTGTCCTTGCCAGAGCTGTCCGAGATTTCCTTCTACTCTCAAAGGGAGTCGCTCAATCATAG